In Pseudodesulfovibrio sp. JC047, one DNA window encodes the following:
- the arcC gene encoding carbamate kinase → MKKNKLAVVAIGGNALIPDAQNLSLENQYEMVRQIAVHIADMISLGWNVVLTHGNGPQVGFIMRRSELSQESVASVPMDYAGADIQGAVGFMFCKALRNEFQRQGITREPIALVTQTLVDRTDPAFANPSKPIGSWYSQEEAERLATENGWSIVEDSGRGWRRVVPSPEPVAIVEQNSINQLVKDGYLVVALGGGGIPVIKNENNELEGVEAVIDKDFSSSLLARELEADLLLLPTGVDQVALGFNTPDERWIETMSLAEARAYCAAGEFPKGSMEPKVTALADFVEYQGGRGIITSLPLMSKALTGTAGTQIIPD, encoded by the coding sequence ATGAAAAAAAACAAACTGGCGGTTGTCGCCATTGGTGGCAACGCCCTGATCCCGGACGCACAGAACTTGTCCCTTGAGAATCAGTACGAAATGGTTCGACAGATCGCCGTCCACATTGCGGACATGATCTCGCTGGGCTGGAATGTGGTCCTGACCCACGGCAACGGGCCACAGGTCGGATTCATCATGCGTCGGTCAGAACTCAGCCAAGAATCCGTGGCCAGCGTGCCCATGGACTACGCAGGAGCCGACATTCAAGGTGCCGTGGGATTCATGTTCTGCAAGGCATTACGCAACGAATTCCAGCGGCAAGGTATCACGCGTGAACCCATTGCGTTGGTCACTCAGACCTTGGTTGATCGCACCGACCCGGCATTCGCCAATCCCAGCAAGCCCATCGGCTCCTGGTATTCGCAAGAAGAAGCTGAAAGACTGGCCACGGAAAACGGCTGGAGCATTGTCGAAGACTCTGGACGCGGCTGGCGTCGAGTCGTGCCCTCGCCCGAGCCGGTCGCCATTGTCGAACAGAATTCCATCAACCAACTGGTCAAAGACGGATATCTCGTCGTTGCCCTGGGTGGTGGAGGAATTCCGGTCATCAAAAATGAAAACAACGAGTTGGAAGGCGTGGAAGCGGTCATCGACAAGGACTTCTCCTCCTCACTCCTGGCTCGGGAACTCGAAGCCGATCTGCTGTTGCTGCCCACCGGTGTGGACCAGGTCGCCCTGGGATTCAACACCCCGGACGAACGGTGGATAGAAACCATGAGTCTGGCCGAAGCCCGGGCCTATTGCGCGGCCGGAGAGTTTCCAAAAGGCAGCATGGAACCCAAGGTCACCGCACTGGCGGACTTTGTGGAATATCAGGGAGGAAGAGGTATCATCACCAGCCTTCCCCTCATGAGCAAGGCCTTGACAGGGACGGCTGGAACGCAGATAATTCCAGACTAA
- a CDS encoding DUF1116 domain-containing protein: MKNLISDTTNVLNVGLPRFRDALSSQGVPVSNCTWQPPAGGEADRAWKLAKTLSNPAIDAANKIAFSRYMEANPVLVGVGTAGKDIPGMDGKRILHSGPPIAWENMCGPQQGAVMGAILFEGWATTPEAAAKMVESGDVTLAPCHHHQAVGPMAGVISPSMPVWIVRNEAHGNYTYCNFNEGLGKVLRFGAFSKEVLDRLHWMADVLAPVVSQAVKHMEPLEIKPLMAQALHMGDEVHNRNAAATSMFFRKLAPAALKSDMDPAKIAEALTFIAGNDHFFLNLSMASCKSMMDAAAGVENSSMVICMARNGVEFGVRISAFPDTWFTADAPMVDGLFFPGYGKEDAAADLGDSAITETAGVGGFAMAAAPAIVQFVGGTVADAVKNSRTMQRITVGRNGAFTLPLLDFGGSAAGIDCRKVVDTGIQPIINTGIAHKEAGIGQIGAGLTAAPMDCFTQAIDMLDARLSK; encoded by the coding sequence ATGAAAAATCTCATATCTGATACTACCAATGTCCTGAATGTCGGACTCCCCCGTTTCAGGGATGCGTTGTCATCGCAGGGTGTCCCGGTTTCCAACTGCACATGGCAGCCACCGGCAGGCGGCGAAGCCGACCGGGCCTGGAAGCTGGCAAAGACCCTGAGCAACCCGGCCATTGACGCAGCCAATAAAATCGCCTTTTCTCGCTATATGGAAGCCAATCCCGTGCTCGTGGGTGTCGGCACAGCGGGCAAGGATATTCCCGGAATGGACGGAAAACGCATCCTGCATTCCGGTCCGCCGATCGCGTGGGAAAACATGTGCGGTCCCCAGCAGGGAGCCGTCATGGGTGCCATTCTCTTCGAAGGATGGGCCACAACCCCGGAAGCGGCCGCAAAGATGGTTGAATCCGGAGATGTCACACTGGCCCCATGTCACCACCATCAGGCCGTTGGTCCCATGGCCGGCGTCATCAGCCCGTCCATGCCCGTCTGGATCGTGCGCAACGAAGCCCACGGCAATTATACCTATTGCAACTTCAATGAAGGACTGGGCAAGGTCCTGCGGTTTGGTGCATTCAGCAAGGAAGTGCTGGACCGTCTCCACTGGATGGCCGATGTCTTGGCCCCGGTGGTCAGCCAGGCCGTCAAACACATGGAGCCGCTGGAAATCAAACCGCTCATGGCCCAGGCCCTGCACATGGGCGATGAAGTCCACAACCGGAACGCCGCTGCGACCTCCATGTTTTTCCGCAAGCTGGCCCCGGCTGCGCTCAAATCCGACATGGACCCGGCCAAAATCGCCGAGGCCTTGACCTTCATCGCCGGAAACGACCACTTCTTCCTGAACCTGTCCATGGCGTCCTGCAAATCCATGATGGATGCCGCCGCCGGAGTCGAAAATTCCAGCATGGTCATCTGCATGGCCAGAAATGGCGTTGAATTTGGTGTCCGGATTTCCGCATTCCCCGACACCTGGTTCACTGCCGACGCTCCCATGGTCGATGGACTCTTCTTCCCGGGCTACGGCAAGGAAGACGCTGCTGCCGACCTCGGCGACAGTGCCATTACCGAAACAGCCGGTGTCGGCGGATTCGCCATGGCAGCGGCTCCAGCCATTGTCCAGTTCGTGGGCGGTACCGTGGCCGACGCGGTCAAGAACTCCCGGACCATGCAACGCATTACGGTGGGACGCAACGGCGCGTTCACCCTGCCCCTGCTCGATTTCGGCGGCTCTGCTGCGGGTATCGACTGCCGCAAGGTCGTGGACACCGGCATTCAGCCGATCATCAACACCGGCATCGCTCATAAAGAAGCGGGTATCGGCCAGATCGGCGCAGGATTGACCGCCGCTCCCATGGACTGCTTTACCCAGGCCATCGACATGCTCGATGCCCGGCTCTCCAAATAA
- a CDS encoding choloylglycine hydrolase family protein, with translation MNFKALMGVLLCTITFGIAAVSADACTGIRLIAEDNGVVYGRSMEWGAFDLHSRVSVVPRGYSFKALTPDGKPGKEYTTKYGIVGLDMIGKDLLSDGMNEKGLACGMFYHPGYAVYPEYTKRNARKCISSQEVTNYILGRFASVDEVKEGMKDVEVVGVVEKAINLIIQAHWMVVDTTGKAIVIEYEKGKLMIFDAPLGVITNAPTYDWHVTNLNNFLNLSMYSVEPKKMDGLSFSPVGAGSGMIGLPGDNTPPSRFIRAVAWTQTARKTATAAETVYEVFRILDNFNLPVGPDGGEGASEQQNTDLMRSTTIWTSAWNLTDMVLNYHTQHNRRVRQIDVKKIDFETLSGRIRYGVLDDEKQQDVKDKTADLK, from the coding sequence ATGAATTTCAAGGCCTTGATGGGAGTGTTACTGTGTACGATAACATTCGGAATTGCTGCTGTCAGTGCTGATGCGTGTACAGGGATCAGGTTGATTGCCGAGGATAATGGGGTTGTTTACGGCAGGAGTATGGAATGGGGTGCGTTTGATTTGCATTCGCGGGTTTCCGTCGTGCCTCGAGGCTACAGCTTCAAGGCGTTAACGCCCGATGGCAAGCCTGGTAAGGAGTATACCACCAAGTACGGAATTGTTGGTCTTGACATGATTGGAAAAGATCTTCTTTCCGATGGGATGAATGAAAAAGGGTTGGCGTGCGGCATGTTTTACCATCCCGGATACGCGGTGTATCCCGAATACACCAAGCGCAACGCCAGGAAGTGCATTTCGAGTCAGGAAGTGACCAATTACATATTGGGGCGTTTTGCGTCCGTTGATGAAGTCAAGGAAGGCATGAAGGATGTCGAGGTTGTTGGTGTTGTTGAAAAGGCCATCAACTTGATTATTCAGGCGCATTGGATGGTCGTTGACACAACGGGAAAGGCGATTGTGATCGAGTATGAGAAGGGCAAGCTGATGATATTTGACGCGCCCCTTGGTGTCATCACCAATGCGCCGACTTATGATTGGCATGTCACGAACCTGAATAACTTTTTGAATCTCTCGATGTATTCGGTCGAACCAAAGAAGATGGATGGTCTTTCTTTTTCACCCGTCGGCGCGGGGTCGGGCATGATCGGTTTGCCCGGTGACAATACGCCGCCTTCTCGTTTCATTCGAGCAGTGGCCTGGACACAGACGGCCCGCAAGACTGCGACCGCTGCGGAAACCGTGTATGAAGTGTTCAGAATTCTGGATAATTTCAATCTGCCAGTGGGGCCTGATGGAGGAGAAGGGGCCAGTGAACAGCAGAATACCGATTTGATGCGGAGTACGACTATTTGGACAAGTGCGTGGAACTTGACGGATATGGTGTTGAATTATCACACGCAACACAACCGTCGGGTCCGGCAGATTGATGTGAAGAAGATTGATTTCGAAACCCTGAGTGGTCGGATCAGATATGGTGTTCTTGACGATGAGAAGCAACAGGACGTCAAGGACAAGACTGCCGATCTCAAATAG
- a CDS encoding transporter: MKCTTGLLRHLFLLAALLLFPVAAHGESNEALAKKLANPVANMISVPIQINFDDNRGPNKDGERWTTNIQPVIPVELSEEWNLISRTIIPIIHQDAVNPGTGGQSGVGDLVQSFFFSPAAPTETGWIWGAGPVFLLPTGSNDSITADKWGLGPTGVALKQAGPWTFGGLFNHVWSFAGNDDRDGINATYLQPFVAYTTPEAWTFALNTESTYDWKNHYSTIPINLTASKMTEIMGQKISVGAGIRQWLDSPENGPKGTGFRFTFTFIFPK, from the coding sequence ATGAAATGCACGACCGGATTGCTCAGACACCTGTTCCTCCTTGCTGCCCTTTTGCTTTTTCCCGTGGCAGCGCACGGAGAATCCAACGAGGCCCTTGCCAAGAAACTCGCAAACCCCGTTGCCAACATGATAAGCGTGCCCATTCAGATCAACTTCGACGACAACCGTGGGCCGAACAAGGATGGAGAGCGGTGGACAACCAACATCCAACCGGTCATTCCCGTGGAGTTGAGTGAAGAATGGAATCTGATTTCCAGAACCATCATTCCGATCATTCATCAGGATGCGGTCAACCCCGGCACGGGCGGTCAGTCAGGCGTGGGCGATCTGGTGCAGAGCTTCTTTTTCTCCCCGGCAGCCCCCACTGAGACTGGATGGATATGGGGTGCCGGACCGGTATTCCTCTTGCCCACCGGTTCCAATGATTCCATCACGGCAGACAAATGGGGATTGGGCCCGACAGGGGTTGCACTGAAACAGGCTGGCCCATGGACATTTGGAGGATTGTTCAATCATGTGTGGTCATTTGCCGGAAATGATGACCGCGACGGAATCAATGCAACGTATCTTCAGCCATTTGTGGCCTATACGACACCTGAAGCCTGGACGTTTGCACTGAATACGGAAAGCACCTATGACTGGAAAAACCACTACAGCACCATTCCCATCAATCTGACGGCCTCGAAAATGACGGAAATCATGGGGCAAAAAATCAGTGTAGGAGCCGGCATTCGCCAATGGCTCGATTCGCCGGAGAATGGTCCCAAGGGCACGGGCTTTCGGTTCACTTTCACCTTCATTTTTCCCAAATAG
- a CDS encoding GntR family transcriptional regulator, which yields MEENTRNSSNKPETKRKKENLSTKILKTLRGRILNWEYPPNKPLVEESLCREFGVSRSPVREALRMLAAAGFAERMENRTFVVKQIHPDEVREIYELRKALELYVVEQLCARQDIDEGLDRLQQEWEEFCEKCMGDPPPDHHQVARKDQSFHEGMAKILGNQAIWKTLHSFSERLLIFRTLDFQHSGRLETTCQQHLDIIEAIRQGDVTRARAYLLDNIEEGQDNANDSVQKALLQSYY from the coding sequence ATGGAAGAAAACACCCGCAACAGCAGCAATAAACCCGAAACCAAACGGAAAAAGGAGAACCTCAGCACCAAGATTCTCAAGACCCTCAGGGGTCGAATCTTGAACTGGGAATATCCTCCGAACAAACCATTGGTGGAAGAGTCCCTGTGCCGGGAATTCGGCGTCAGCCGGAGTCCGGTCCGGGAAGCCTTGCGCATGTTGGCGGCGGCAGGTTTTGCCGAGCGCATGGAAAACAGGACCTTTGTGGTCAAGCAGATTCACCCGGATGAAGTCCGTGAAATCTATGAACTCCGCAAGGCGCTTGAACTCTATGTCGTTGAACAACTTTGTGCCAGACAGGATATTGATGAGGGACTTGATCGGCTGCAACAGGAATGGGAAGAGTTCTGTGAAAAATGCATGGGAGATCCTCCACCGGATCACCATCAGGTCGCACGAAAGGACCAATCATTCCATGAAGGAATGGCCAAGATTCTCGGGAATCAGGCCATTTGGAAAACCCTCCATTCCTTCAGTGAACGCCTGTTGATCTTCCGGACACTGGATTTCCAGCATTCCGGTCGGTTGGAAACAACCTGCCAGCAGCATCTGGATATCATCGAGGCCATTCGCCAAGGTGATGTAACACGAGCCAGGGCCTATCTTCTGGACAATATCGAAGAAGGCCAGGACAATGCCAATGACAGTGTTCAAAAGGCGTTGCTCCAGTCCTATTATTAA
- a CDS encoding regulator produces MSSDVFKPKLWTAGDWNAFFGLFTNILLNVLVLTGLSLGVVNLPEDTVFGRILPALGVALPLGNLFYAYLAYKKASREKREDVAALPYGPSVPHMFIVVFLVMLPTYLKTNDAILAWQLGLVWALIIGIIVLIGAFVGPAIRKYTPRAAMLGTLAGVSLTFISLRPAFQMWEVPWIGLVCFGIILLAWVGNVRMPFGIPGGLAAVLVGTVAAWTGVFLGQTDLMEPSAVGHALSQFNLYLPTFSGDVFAIAPGQVWPLLVTAIPLGIYNFTEGINNVESAAAAGDDYDLRSVLLADGLGAVFGAFMGSPFPPAVYIGHPGWKAVGGRIGYSLATGSCIAIVCFFGLVALLLSVIPLVAILPILLFIGLVIGAQAFQATPKAHAPAIILAIIPSIAEWAKSQIDGSLTSVGTNAVSVGFDKLSQANVLYQGVESLGGGSVLAGLMLGAIAVFIIEHRFNWAAVYSAVAALLAFFGFIHGSQLAINPSPGVTAGYAVIALLLAYMSWKQEGPSDWTPVDKD; encoded by the coding sequence ATGAGTTCGGACGTATTCAAACCAAAATTATGGACCGCTGGCGACTGGAACGCCTTTTTCGGCCTGTTTACAAACATCTTGCTGAACGTACTCGTTTTGACAGGATTGTCCTTAGGCGTGGTCAACCTGCCTGAAGACACTGTTTTCGGCAGGATTCTCCCGGCCCTTGGCGTTGCCCTCCCTCTGGGTAACCTGTTCTACGCCTATCTCGCGTATAAAAAAGCCTCTCGTGAGAAACGAGAGGACGTGGCGGCATTACCATATGGTCCCAGTGTTCCCCATATGTTCATCGTCGTCTTTCTGGTCATGCTGCCCACGTACCTGAAGACCAACGATGCCATTTTAGCTTGGCAGCTCGGTCTGGTTTGGGCGCTTATCATCGGCATCATTGTCCTGATCGGTGCCTTTGTCGGCCCGGCTATCAGAAAATACACCCCTCGCGCAGCCATGCTCGGCACGCTGGCCGGTGTTTCACTGACGTTCATTTCCCTCCGCCCCGCTTTCCAAATGTGGGAAGTACCGTGGATCGGACTCGTCTGTTTCGGCATCATCCTGCTCGCCTGGGTGGGTAATGTGCGTATGCCATTCGGTATTCCCGGTGGTTTGGCCGCTGTTCTCGTTGGCACGGTTGCCGCATGGACCGGCGTCTTCCTGGGACAGACTGATCTGATGGAACCCTCTGCCGTTGGACACGCCCTCAGCCAGTTCAACCTGTATCTGCCGACCTTCTCGGGTGATGTTTTCGCCATCGCTCCCGGACAGGTCTGGCCACTCCTGGTCACTGCCATCCCCCTTGGCATCTACAACTTCACCGAAGGCATCAACAACGTGGAATCCGCAGCTGCTGCCGGTGACGACTATGACCTGCGGTCCGTCCTGTTGGCCGATGGTCTGGGTGCCGTCTTTGGCGCCTTCATGGGATCCCCCTTCCCCCCGGCCGTGTACATTGGTCATCCGGGTTGGAAAGCCGTCGGTGGCCGTATCGGCTATTCGCTGGCAACCGGCTCCTGCATTGCCATCGTCTGTTTCTTCGGTCTGGTCGCTCTGTTGCTCTCCGTCATTCCTCTGGTCGCAATCCTGCCGATCCTGTTGTTCATCGGGCTGGTGATCGGTGCCCAGGCGTTTCAGGCCACCCCCAAGGCCCACGCCCCGGCAATCATTCTGGCGATCATTCCAAGTATCGCCGAATGGGCCAAATCCCAGATTGACGGTTCCCTGACCTCGGTCGGCACGAATGCCGTCTCAGTCGGTTTCGACAAGCTGTCCCAAGCCAACGTACTGTACCAAGGCGTTGAAAGCCTCGGTGGCGGTTCGGTCCTGGCCGGACTGATGCTCGGTGCCATTGCGGTTTTCATCATCGAACACCGCTTCAACTGGGCCGCAGTCTATTCCGCCGTCGCCGCACTACTTGCCTTCTTCGGCTTCATCCATGGTTCCCAGCTCGCCATCAACCCCAGCCCGGGAGTGACCGCCGGATACGCAGTCATCGCCCTGTTGCTCGCCTATATGAGTTGGAAACAAGAAGGTCCAAGCGACTGGACCCCTGTTGATAAAGATTAA
- the fdrA gene encoding acyl-CoA synthetase FdrA, which produces MKTDIQIHQNIYQDSVALMRISAGITALPGIEEASALMGTPANMDLLIQSGLLAQAPEVKPSDLVLVIKGEEDALPEAFASAADALTPKDTQGGSSELLPPISLLGTLAENPDANLALISTPGEFAGAEALKALSAGLNVMLFSDNVPVEQEIALKKYASAHDLLVMGPDCGTAIIGGAPLAFANVVRQGSIGVVGASGTGIQQVTCLIDQMDHGISQAIGTGGHDLSHEVGGLTMLSGIKALAEDPQTRVIVLISKPPAKDVTEKVLAAANAAGKPVVVNFLGADASEVHGANLHQVATLEEAAHCAVALDSEKTPSFTSATPDNKELQKRANELAASLRPEQKYLRGLYTGGTFCFETQLLMQDHLPELFSNGPTGSVKELESPFKSQGHTVVDLGDDVFTRGKPHPMIDPTPRNERVLHEIGDPETAVILLDVVLGYGSHEDPAGALAQTIAQAKETATSCPVFIASVCGTEADPQNLAEQRAKLEAQGVALCPTNAEAAVLALLVATRS; this is translated from the coding sequence GTGAAAACAGACATTCAAATTCATCAAAACATTTATCAGGATTCCGTCGCGCTGATGCGCATTTCCGCCGGAATCACGGCACTTCCCGGTATCGAGGAAGCCTCGGCCCTCATGGGCACCCCCGCCAACATGGATCTGTTGATCCAAAGCGGTCTCCTGGCCCAGGCTCCCGAGGTCAAACCCAGCGATCTGGTGTTGGTCATCAAGGGAGAAGAAGACGCCCTGCCTGAAGCCTTTGCTTCAGCGGCCGATGCCCTGACTCCCAAGGACACTCAGGGTGGATCATCCGAACTGTTGCCCCCGATCTCCCTTTTGGGCACATTGGCTGAAAATCCCGACGCCAATCTGGCCCTGATTTCCACACCGGGCGAATTTGCCGGAGCCGAAGCCCTGAAAGCGCTGAGCGCAGGACTCAATGTCATGCTCTTTTCCGACAACGTCCCTGTGGAACAGGAAATCGCATTAAAAAAGTACGCCTCAGCACATGACTTACTTGTCATGGGACCGGACTGCGGCACCGCGATCATTGGCGGCGCACCGCTGGCCTTTGCCAACGTGGTTCGACAAGGGTCCATTGGTGTTGTCGGTGCTTCCGGCACAGGCATCCAACAGGTCACCTGCCTCATCGACCAGATGGACCACGGCATCAGCCAGGCCATCGGCACTGGTGGACATGATCTGTCCCACGAAGTGGGCGGTCTGACCATGCTCTCCGGTATCAAGGCTTTGGCCGAAGATCCGCAGACCCGGGTGATCGTGCTGATTTCCAAGCCACCGGCAAAAGACGTCACCGAAAAGGTACTCGCAGCAGCAAACGCTGCCGGAAAACCCGTTGTGGTCAACTTTCTTGGCGCAGACGCATCCGAAGTTCATGGAGCCAACCTGCACCAGGTCGCCACACTTGAAGAGGCCGCCCATTGCGCCGTGGCTCTCGATTCGGAAAAAACCCCGTCCTTCACCAGTGCGACCCCGGACAACAAAGAACTTCAAAAACGTGCCAATGAACTGGCTGCATCCTTGCGCCCGGAACAAAAATATCTGCGCGGTTTGTACACCGGCGGTACCTTCTGCTTCGAGACCCAACTCCTGATGCAGGATCATTTGCCAGAGCTGTTTTCCAACGGTCCCACCGGCTCGGTCAAGGAATTGGAGTCCCCCTTCAAAAGTCAGGGACACACCGTGGTTGATCTGGGAGACGATGTCTTCACCCGAGGGAAACCCCATCCCATGATTGATCCGACCCCGCGCAACGAACGGGTGCTGCACGAAATCGGCGACCCCGAAACGGCAGTCATCTTGCTCGATGTCGTACTGGGCTACGGTTCTCACGAAGACCCGGCCGGAGCATTGGCACAGACGATTGCCCAGGCCAAGGAAACGGCAACCTCCTGCCCTGTTTTCATTGCTTCGGTCTGCGGCACCGAAGCCGATCCCCAGAATCTTGCTGAACAGCGCGCCAAACTCGAGGCGCAGGGCGTTGCGCTGTGTCCCACCAATGCCGAGGCCGCAGTCTTGGCTCTTCTTGTCGCCACTCGGAGCTAA
- a CDS encoding gamma-glutamylcyclotransferase, whose product MKELFVNGTLMRGLELHSNLSDAEFIGEFKTAPCYRLYSIDDIHPGMYEIASDETNGVSVAGEIYRMSDECWAKVESGEPPYLYCGPVKLDDGRTVDGILFPREKAEGIHKDISDLGDWRIYEASKA is encoded by the coding sequence ATGAAAGAACTGTTTGTTAATGGTACGTTGATGCGTGGACTTGAACTCCACTCCAATCTGAGTGACGCCGAATTCATCGGAGAATTCAAAACGGCCCCGTGTTATCGTCTGTACTCCATCGATGACATCCATCCCGGCATGTACGAAATCGCTTCGGACGAAACCAACGGTGTTTCAGTCGCTGGTGAAATCTACCGCATGAGTGACGAATGTTGGGCCAAGGTCGAATCCGGCGAACCGCCGTATCTGTACTGTGGTCCCGTCAAATTGGATGACGGCCGGACCGTGGATGGTATCCTGTTTCCCCGTGAAAAGGCCGAAGGCATCCACAAGGATATCTCCGATCTCGGGGATTGGCGCATCTACGAAGCATCAAAAGCATAA
- a CDS encoding isochorismatase family cysteine hydrolase, which yields MTQILTAEPYGLEFDPERTALLIIDMQRDFLEPGGFGESLGNDVSLLRTAIEPTKNILEKAREKGMFVIHTREGHAQHLADLPPSKKRRGNPAVSIGDQGPMGRILTRGEDGHDIIPELYPTKDEPIIDKPGKNAFWSTDLDLILRNRNIETLIVCGVTTEVCVHTTVREANDRGYECAVVSDATGSYFPEFQRVGLDMIKAQGGLFGWVTTSENVVDALK from the coding sequence ATGACACAGATTTTGACCGCTGAACCATACGGATTGGAATTCGACCCGGAACGGACTGCACTGCTGATTATCGACATGCAGCGTGATTTCCTGGAGCCTGGCGGCTTTGGCGAATCCCTTGGCAACGATGTTTCCCTGCTGCGCACAGCCATCGAACCCACCAAGAACATTCTGGAAAAAGCCCGTGAAAAAGGGATGTTCGTCATCCATACCCGTGAAGGTCATGCCCAGCATCTGGCAGACCTGCCCCCCTCCAAGAAACGTCGTGGCAACCCGGCCGTCAGCATTGGCGACCAGGGTCCCATGGGCCGTATTCTGACCCGGGGAGAAGACGGACATGACATCATTCCCGAACTGTACCCCACCAAGGATGAGCCGATCATCGACAAACCCGGTAAAAATGCATTCTGGTCCACTGATCTGGACTTGATTCTGCGCAACCGGAACATCGAAACCCTAATCGTGTGCGGCGTGACCACTGAAGTCTGCGTCCACACCACCGTGCGAGAAGCCAATGACCGTGGCTATGAATGCGCCGTGGTTTCCGATGCGACAGGTTCCTACTTCCCTGAATTCCAGCGCGTTGGCCTGGACATGATAAAAGCCCAAGGCGGCCTTTTCGGCTGGGTCACAACCAGTGAAAACGTCGTAGACGCCTTGAAATAG
- a CDS encoding DUF2877 domain-containing protein, whose amino-acid sequence MIVGVGRQFLGTWTGVIHGVFTHSVNLRVTTLGIPAMLTLLSSDDNMGERCLAVSETTAQSLFPKLVPGMDVSCTPHRLSFSRSEIPPLDVASHTATAWYSPAAPRLESHREAALRNTLKAVWDTFQAVESRLDSLRFRPIILAHFDTFIAKLVHGDPCPEETLRKLIGAGPGLTPSGDDMLVGLLCALHGLRHPLFESLHDPVSRLLGSTTFVSQSMVDEALGGTFYRPLAELRYAIMAGEPLQKVNKALDRAVCFGASSGCDGTRGLLLGLQYFHITVSHPEHVFGGQPADTHRVGC is encoded by the coding sequence ATGATCGTTGGCGTAGGCAGACAATTCCTCGGCACCTGGACCGGAGTTATTCACGGCGTATTCACCCACTCGGTGAACCTGCGCGTGACCACCCTCGGAATCCCTGCCATGCTGACTTTGCTGAGTTCTGACGACAACATGGGCGAACGATGTCTGGCCGTTTCCGAAACAACGGCACAGTCACTCTTCCCCAAACTGGTTCCCGGCATGGATGTCTCGTGCACCCCGCACAGGCTTTCTTTTTCCCGGTCGGAGATTCCACCGCTCGACGTGGCCAGCCACACGGCCACGGCATGGTATTCCCCGGCTGCTCCAAGGCTTGAATCGCACAGAGAAGCCGCATTGAGAAACACGCTCAAAGCCGTCTGGGACACATTTCAGGCCGTTGAATCCCGACTGGATTCACTGCGATTTCGCCCCATCATCCTCGCTCATTTCGACACATTCATCGCCAAGCTTGTGCATGGTGATCCGTGTCCTGAAGAAACTTTGAGGAAGTTAATCGGGGCCGGTCCCGGCCTGACCCCTTCCGGCGACGACATGCTCGTCGGCCTGCTGTGTGCGTTGCACGGACTTCGACATCCGCTCTTTGAATCGCTGCACGATCCGGTCTCCCGATTGCTCGGGTCCACGACATTCGTCAGCCAATCAATGGTGGATGAAGCCCTTGGTGGCACTTTTTACCGACCACTTGCAGAACTCCGATACGCCATCATGGCTGGAGAGCCTCTGCAAAAAGTCAATAAAGCTCTCGACCGGGCTGTATGTTTCGGAGCCAGTTCAGGCTGCGATGGGACACGCGGACTCCTGCTGGGGCTTCAGTATTTCCATATCACCGTTTCACACCCCGAACACGTGTTCGGGGGACAACCTGCCGACACGCACCGTGTTGGTTGCTAG